The following are encoded together in the Capsulimonas corticalis genome:
- a CDS encoding cytochrome ubiquinol oxidase subunit I translates to MHLDLLVLSRIQFAMTIMFHYLFPPLSIGLGAVLVFMEAMYLKTKDPQYEAITRFWTRIFAANFAMGVATGIVMEFEFGTNWAAFSRYVGDVFGSALASEGIFAFFLESGFLAVLVFGWDRVSARFHFLATCMVAMGATFSAIWIVVANSWMQTPRGFHIIGSGLTARAEITDFWAMVFNPSTINRLTHTLIGAYILGAFFVMSISAYYLLKDRHIDFARKSFKTALVFGTVMSLAAGLTGDLNARMIARYQPAKFAVAEGNLHTEKGGTAFGLFGIPDANGERMHYEVAIPGLLSVLMYGDPHKPVPGLDQIPRADRPPVIVPYMSYHVMIFIGTYLVGLSVLACFLWWRGILFQQRWLLWVFVFSVVGPYLANEAGWVTAEVGRQPWIVYGLLRTSEGLSKAVQANQVLGSIVMFMVVYALLFAVWVHVLNDKIGHGPDAPHEPPSTSTTAGGVLAVHAATEDPAGYSLTADSDSWEGSGAEANHQEGRH, encoded by the coding sequence CGCGGTGCTGGTGTTTATGGAAGCGATGTACCTGAAGACGAAAGACCCGCAGTACGAAGCGATCACTCGTTTCTGGACGCGTATCTTCGCCGCGAACTTCGCGATGGGGGTGGCGACGGGGATCGTCATGGAGTTCGAGTTCGGTACGAACTGGGCGGCGTTCTCGCGCTATGTGGGCGACGTGTTTGGCTCGGCGCTCGCCTCCGAGGGGATCTTCGCGTTCTTTCTGGAGTCGGGATTCCTCGCCGTGCTTGTCTTCGGCTGGGATCGTGTGTCGGCGCGCTTCCATTTTCTCGCGACCTGCATGGTGGCGATGGGGGCGACCTTTTCGGCGATCTGGATCGTGGTCGCGAACTCCTGGATGCAGACCCCGCGCGGCTTCCATATCATCGGCAGCGGTCTGACGGCGCGCGCGGAGATCACGGACTTCTGGGCGATGGTGTTCAACCCGTCCACCATCAACCGGCTCACGCATACGCTGATCGGCGCGTATATCCTCGGCGCCTTCTTCGTCATGAGCATCTCGGCGTACTATTTGCTGAAGGATCGGCATATCGATTTCGCGCGTAAGAGCTTCAAGACGGCGCTCGTCTTTGGGACCGTGATGTCTCTCGCGGCGGGATTGACCGGAGATTTGAACGCGCGCATGATCGCGCGTTACCAGCCCGCGAAATTCGCTGTCGCCGAAGGCAATCTCCATACGGAAAAGGGCGGGACGGCGTTCGGCCTCTTCGGCATCCCGGATGCCAATGGGGAGCGAATGCATTATGAAGTCGCGATCCCTGGCTTGCTGAGCGTTCTGATGTATGGCGATCCCCATAAGCCCGTCCCGGGCTTGGACCAGATCCCGCGCGCGGACCGTCCGCCGGTCATCGTCCCATACATGTCGTACCATGTGATGATCTTTATCGGGACCTATCTGGTGGGACTATCGGTCCTCGCGTGCTTCTTATGGTGGCGTGGAATACTCTTCCAGCAGCGATGGCTGCTCTGGGTATTTGTCTTCTCCGTCGTTGGGCCGTATCTCGCCAACGAAGCCGGGTGGGTGACGGCGGAAGTCGGACGGCAGCCATGGATCGTGTACGGCCTGTTGCGTACGAGCGAGGGACTTTCGAAAGCGGTGCAGGCGAACCAGGTGCTCGGCAGCATCGTGATGTTCATGGTCGTGTACGCGCTGCTCTTCGCCGTCTGGGTCCATGTGCTCAACGACAAGATCGGACACGGCCCAGACGCGCCGCATGAGCCGCCGTCGACATCCACGACCGCCGGGGGAGTGCTCGCGGTTCACGCCGCCACGGAAGACCCGGCAGGCTACTCTCTCACCGCCGATTCGGATAGCTGGGAAGGATCCGGCGCCGAGGCGAACCATCAGGAAGGACGGCATTGA